In the Paenibacillus sp. FSL H7-0357 genome, one interval contains:
- a CDS encoding DUF6531 domain-containing protein, translated as MKFGALKRKWRGGSMKARFNLMLALLLVISYIPILPGLDKFISPAYAATNMRIEPSELNPESGKSVKISFSFNAADNGQEYHKTNISLCTPQRDGSSPLLGDLIKSGEYPTKLNGQYIVHEYEWDGKIGGVPLDEGRYNICISPAEYNGVGVYYGQIASFEILGGDELPPPAALQIKPAAAGQSVVSGTAEPGAQLEVELYYPSNGEKRLYSNIAVNSAGQWSEQIGITLGKAVHITARAKEEGKYSGVSEPLAVLRAPMPAFSLSWEALAAYYYKLDTVQAMQEKAQDIAVLNQSATSAGTISGLTSILLTNPQTSRAINSGDLPQFTEAALQDRLRIVNPSGQAPVDPARGDFVYSSDSISLQALMPLQFGVNYLSRDPYTGVSGLGWHHSYEWKLTAVEDGKVEVMSPDGSRFEYVPLSGGEYLTPRGTDWTLSAPSAGAYTLSSPQGDLYRFNAEGLLQSITDLNGNKITFAYQGTKLATVSTAGASLSLSYDGAGKLMTASDPTGRQMSFHYHPATGDLMSITDVDGATTKLTYDNKHHVLSVTDAKGTATMSVTYDDHQRVTGFTDFYGQTSSSSYEGRVAPVVRGEVSEGGETGINPANGRDIPDSDEVILSGTMHNLAHAPAYRQVAGLKPLIADYLAGSIGAIENKRDAFITSAVAAPGGIAAIQSAIAASSTSPAVVSSGHLNLEESVTFGSPNKPVVLIVDGMNTNRDITVRVYGTLILKQGLNANTKLALDVQKVQGLYGNLWSGGTIHLNNDSSVTVGDTLQTGSLTYNSGGLTIDAQRILIAGDLSINTRVEMNIAQEMVVGGIVSNNQTANLTVSGGDLFVRDNVSVNNNLNVQTGGLFVLGGDMTPNQTPVVHTGVGAGKTILTYSESGASDVNSGNARTVSAAGLASSIATTANKTTWTNALHQDTAYVWNNNFQVVQRQAANGSIVKYSYDSSDRVTAITDANGNKEKLAYDERGNVTQLTDENGTSALTRYNALNRPVEKIDALGNPSTYDYDTAGNLVTSTDALGSTVTIVRDSAGVPVSVTDAEGHTTAYINDAAGFAQEIKDPSGYTTVIERDTLHRTTQVADADGKLQGVEYDKKDRAVSITNALGQTSTVTFDANGNVEEQTDEAGTKTVSSYQVYRLNGTKDGLEHSTSNTYDALGRVIEQKDKAGETTAYSYDSVGQVKEVTDAEGGKSTYTYDDNGNMLTRKDAKGNLTSYTYSKRNELLSVTDPLNAKTSYRYDAAGNTIKETDALGNSTYYDYNALGQLVKVTDALRGVTEYQYDKNGNQIAVIDPNHSIWKTKYDSRGLDAGTINPLNEETVVTRNARGLMTGFTDAAGQKTTYEYDDLGRSTRVRNALGYETSYAYDAQGNVEKIVDANQRETAFMYDPLGRLTDVKNAEGSTTHYTYDASGNLLDKTNALGAVTSYHYDALNRVIESVNPLQEKTSLAYDKNGNLQKVTEPDSNTTVYAYNKGNQVEQIKYGNDLTVNYKYDLAGRRELMTDSTGNTRYTYDALNRPTSVIDPDGNNVRYEWTATGQRSRVIYPDNSVVNYAYDKLDRIKQVTDAQNQTTSYQYDAGGRLTEKLLPNNGQSTYTYDGVGQLLEMKHQAPGGALLEQLTYVYDPAGNKIRTERQEGGSDEDNPAGTQRPADVSDYAYDALNQLVEVQKQNGSKVVYSYDTVGNRLGKETTEAGITTLESYTYDAANKLTHYEKGSDYKDYAYDKRGNLLEVSGIDSETALSLFTAKGNAQKVTVPESVYSDKKVKGLEAGGAADANADAVTNTDALSELLDPLSSIANPSLSPAGTIPTDDGGASLSGLPEADPESGVTEEVYGADEVLNPDALLKVAQAAGPQVLESNRWDASNRLIGNTNAYGDITTYKYDGDGNRVSMRTTIGDGAIQDAYLSSNPAGNRDGWEPQYKKRQIDIYFTNDITMSIPQPLMATGADGQNWKQSYVYGAGEERISMSYLVSEDESNDWEPAGGASGAGAAAVAPKTLYYLSDAQGSVIGLEGQDGSISARYRYDEFGVAENPEKFDLNWSGPDNLFGYTSLGYDYYSGYSHAQARDFDSSIGRFMSEDTYEGDINDPQTLNLYTYVENNPLRYTDPSGHEALPKTVDEVIRDFKVITGGAAKGAKKGSKTGLIGSVVSAFISALFAATPVGEDQEYINTKVAESLNISILSLEEAEDIKKNTSKNIVYRSLSSYDVGNLVAGRGILSKHTPPHREWSLLEHILDGNKKEDGKDISMGSDPWIATTRELRIANERYRGKHGIVVIDLNKVSSIKKSAQYEFMGLYEPFGVEYAAEMAENDSEVSVYKYIPISAIVGWIP; from the coding sequence ATGAAATTCGGAGCGCTCAAAAGGAAGTGGCGCGGCGGCAGCATGAAGGCACGTTTTAACCTCATGCTTGCTTTGCTGTTGGTCATTTCTTATATTCCCATCCTTCCAGGTCTGGATAAGTTCATCTCTCCGGCTTATGCAGCTACCAATATGCGGATTGAACCCAGTGAACTTAACCCGGAATCGGGAAAATCGGTTAAAATCTCCTTCAGCTTCAACGCGGCCGACAACGGTCAGGAGTATCATAAAACGAATATCAGCCTCTGTACTCCGCAGCGGGACGGATCGTCCCCGCTCCTCGGGGATCTGATTAAGAGCGGTGAATATCCAACGAAGCTGAACGGCCAATATATCGTTCATGAGTATGAATGGGACGGGAAAATCGGCGGTGTACCGCTGGATGAAGGGCGCTATAACATCTGTATCTCCCCTGCCGAGTATAACGGTGTTGGCGTGTACTACGGGCAGATCGCCAGCTTTGAAATCCTTGGAGGCGATGAATTGCCTCCTCCGGCAGCTTTGCAGATCAAACCTGCTGCTGCAGGACAATCTGTGGTTTCAGGAACTGCTGAACCAGGGGCCCAGCTGGAAGTGGAACTTTATTATCCGTCCAATGGGGAAAAACGGCTGTACTCTAATATTGCTGTCAACAGCGCAGGCCAATGGAGTGAACAGATCGGGATAACGCTGGGCAAAGCCGTGCATATCACGGCAAGAGCGAAAGAGGAAGGTAAGTACTCGGGGGTTTCGGAGCCGCTCGCAGTGCTGCGTGCGCCTATGCCTGCATTTTCACTCAGCTGGGAGGCGCTGGCAGCCTATTATTATAAGCTGGATACTGTTCAGGCCATGCAGGAGAAGGCTCAGGACATTGCAGTATTGAACCAGTCTGCAACCTCTGCGGGAACAATCAGCGGCCTGACCTCCATTCTGCTGACCAATCCGCAAACCAGCCGGGCTATAAACAGCGGGGATCTGCCGCAGTTTACAGAAGCGGCACTTCAGGATCGGCTGCGGATTGTGAACCCGTCCGGACAGGCACCGGTTGATCCGGCCCGGGGAGATTTTGTCTACTCCAGTGATTCAATCTCGCTGCAGGCGTTGATGCCGCTGCAATTCGGCGTGAACTATTTAAGCCGTGACCCTTATACAGGTGTAAGTGGATTAGGGTGGCATCACAGCTATGAATGGAAGCTGACTGCGGTAGAAGACGGCAAGGTAGAAGTGATGAGCCCGGATGGCTCACGTTTTGAGTACGTACCTTTGTCGGGAGGAGAGTATCTGACACCGCGCGGCACGGACTGGACGCTGAGTGCTCCGTCAGCAGGGGCGTATACTCTATCATCACCTCAAGGCGATCTCTACCGGTTCAATGCAGAGGGGCTGCTACAGTCCATTACGGATTTGAACGGGAATAAGATCACATTTGCTTACCAGGGTACGAAGCTGGCAACGGTCAGTACAGCCGGGGCTTCTCTAAGCTTAAGCTACGACGGAGCAGGGAAACTGATGACTGCAAGTGATCCAACCGGCCGCCAAATGTCATTTCATTATCACCCGGCCACTGGAGACCTGATGTCGATTACTGATGTGGATGGGGCCACAACTAAGCTTACCTATGATAACAAACATCATGTGCTTAGTGTTACGGATGCCAAAGGGACCGCAACGATGAGTGTGACCTATGATGACCATCAACGCGTGACTGGCTTTACCGATTTTTACGGGCAGACGAGTTCATCCAGCTATGAAGGGCGTGTAGCTCCAGTAGTTCGGGGAGAGGTGTCGGAAGGCGGCGAGACTGGGATAAATCCTGCGAACGGACGGGATATTCCGGACTCGGATGAAGTGATTTTGTCCGGTACGATGCATAATCTTGCTCATGCACCTGCATACCGGCAGGTTGCCGGGCTGAAGCCGCTCATTGCTGACTATTTGGCGGGCAGCATCGGAGCCATCGAGAACAAACGGGATGCCTTCATTACTTCTGCGGTTGCCGCTCCAGGCGGGATTGCTGCCATCCAAAGTGCAATTGCGGCCAGCAGTACATCCCCGGCAGTTGTCAGTTCGGGTCATTTAAATCTTGAAGAAAGCGTAACATTCGGGTCGCCGAACAAGCCTGTGGTGCTGATCGTGGATGGTATGAATACGAACCGGGATATTACCGTGCGTGTGTACGGTACGCTGATTCTGAAGCAGGGACTTAATGCCAATACCAAGCTTGCACTGGATGTGCAGAAGGTTCAAGGCTTGTACGGCAATCTGTGGTCCGGCGGAACGATTCATCTCAACAATGATTCTTCCGTAACTGTGGGGGATACACTGCAAACGGGCAGTTTGACCTATAACAGCGGCGGGTTGACCATTGATGCGCAGCGGATATTGATTGCCGGAGACTTGTCCATTAACACTAGGGTGGAAATGAACATCGCCCAGGAGATGGTCGTTGGCGGAATCGTATCCAATAACCAGACGGCGAATCTAACCGTGTCCGGCGGCGATCTGTTCGTTCGTGACAACGTCAGTGTTAACAATAATCTGAATGTGCAGACGGGCGGTCTATTCGTCCTTGGCGGAGACATGACTCCGAACCAGACTCCTGTTGTTCATACGGGAGTGGGAGCAGGCAAGACCATTTTGACCTACTCGGAGAGCGGAGCAAGCGATGTGAATTCCGGGAATGCCAGAACGGTGAGTGCTGCCGGATTGGCCTCTTCCATCGCCACTACTGCGAATAAAACAACGTGGACCAATGCGCTTCATCAAGATACTGCTTATGTATGGAATAATAATTTTCAAGTCGTTCAGCGGCAAGCGGCGAATGGCTCGATCGTTAAATACAGCTATGACAGCAGTGACCGGGTAACCGCGATCACAGACGCTAACGGCAATAAAGAGAAATTGGCATATGACGAGCGCGGCAATGTTACTCAGCTGACTGATGAGAATGGTACTTCCGCCCTCACACGTTATAACGCCTTGAACCGTCCGGTTGAGAAGATCGATGCCCTCGGCAACCCTTCCACCTACGATTATGATACCGCAGGCAATCTTGTCACAAGTACGGATGCCCTCGGCAGCACTGTCACCATTGTCAGAGACAGTGCAGGGGTTCCGGTCTCCGTAACCGATGCTGAAGGGCATACCACAGCATATATCAATGATGCTGCCGGGTTCGCACAGGAAATTAAGGACCCGAGCGGATATACGACAGTGATTGAGCGTGATACCCTGCACCGCACCACCCAAGTGGCAGATGCCGATGGCAAGCTGCAAGGTGTCGAATATGACAAGAAGGACCGTGCCGTTTCCATAACCAACGCACTTGGCCAGACGAGCACGGTCACTTTTGACGCAAATGGCAATGTGGAAGAACAAACGGATGAAGCCGGGACAAAGACCGTCAGCTCTTACCAGGTATACCGGTTAAACGGCACGAAGGACGGACTTGAGCATAGTACCAGCAATACGTATGATGCGCTTGGCCGCGTGATAGAGCAAAAAGATAAGGCGGGTGAGACAACGGCTTACAGCTACGACAGTGTCGGACAAGTAAAGGAAGTTACCGATGCTGAAGGCGGGAAGAGCACTTATACCTACGACGATAACGGAAATATGCTCACCCGGAAGGATGCCAAGGGTAACCTCACCTCCTACACCTACAGTAAACGCAATGAACTGCTGAGTGTGACCGATCCACTGAATGCCAAGACGAGTTACCGTTATGATGCGGCTGGCAATACCATCAAAGAGACGGATGCACTGGGCAATAGCACCTATTATGACTACAATGCACTGGGACAACTGGTGAAGGTAACAGATGCGCTACGTGGGGTAACGGAATACCAGTACGACAAGAACGGCAATCAGATTGCCGTCATCGACCCTAATCATTCCATCTGGAAGACCAAATACGACAGCAGAGGTCTGGATGCAGGGACAATCAATCCGCTGAATGAGGAAACGGTCGTAACCCGCAATGCACGCGGACTAATGACCGGGTTCACCGATGCGGCAGGCCAGAAGACCACCTACGAATACGATGATTTGGGACGCAGTACACGGGTACGCAACGCGCTCGGGTACGAAACCTCATATGCTTATGATGCTCAAGGCAATGTAGAGAAGATCGTGGATGCGAATCAGCGTGAAACTGCTTTTATGTATGATCCGCTGGGCCGGTTAACAGATGTGAAGAATGCGGAGGGCAGCACCACCCATTACACCTATGACGCCTCCGGCAACTTGCTGGACAAAACCAATGCCCTGGGAGCAGTGACTTCCTATCACTACGATGCACTGAACCGGGTGATTGAATCAGTGAATCCGCTGCAGGAGAAGACCAGCCTTGCTTACGATAAGAACGGCAACCTGCAGAAGGTTACTGAACCGGACAGTAATACAACCGTGTATGCCTATAATAAAGGCAATCAAGTGGAGCAGATTAAGTACGGTAACGATCTTACTGTAAATTACAAATATGACCTCGCGGGACGCCGTGAGTTGATGACGGACAGTACCGGAAACACAAGATATACCTATGACGCACTTAACCGGCCAACGTCGGTCATTGATCCGGACGGCAATAACGTGCGTTATGAATGGACCGCAACCGGACAGCGCAGCAGAGTGATCTATCCGGATAACTCAGTGGTTAACTATGCGTACGATAAGCTGGACCGCATCAAGCAGGTGACGGATGCGCAGAACCAGACGACCAGCTATCAGTACGATGCAGGCGGCCGACTGACGGAGAAGCTGCTGCCAAACAACGGTCAAAGCACTTATACCTATGACGGGGTTGGACAACTGCTGGAGATGAAGCATCAGGCACCGGGCGGCGCGCTTCTGGAGCAGCTGACCTATGTCTACGATCCGGCAGGGAACAAAATACGCACGGAACGCCAGGAAGGCGGCAGCGATGAGGATAATCCGGCAGGCACACAGCGTCCGGCAGACGTCTCGGATTATGCGTACGATGCGCTGAACCAACTGGTTGAAGTGCAGAAGCAGAATGGTTCCAAGGTCGTTTACTCCTACGACACCGTAGGCAATCGTCTGGGCAAAGAAACAACTGAAGCCGGAATTACCACCTTGGAGAGCTACACCTACGATGCGGCCAACAAGCTGACCCATTACGAAAAAGGCAGCGACTACAAGGACTACGCCTACGATAAGCGCGGCAATTTGCTGGAAGTGAGCGGGATCGACAGCGAAACGGCTTTGAGCTTGTTCACGGCGAAGGGCAATGCGCAGAAGGTTACAGTGCCGGAAAGTGTCTATTCGGATAAGAAAGTAAAAGGACTGGAAGCAGGCGGGGCCGCAGACGCAAATGCAGATGCAGTTACCAATACAGATGCATTGTCGGAGCTGTTAGATCCGCTGTCATCGATTGCAAATCCATCCTTAAGTCCAGCAGGAACGATTCCAACCGATGATGGAGGAGCTTCATTATCCGGCCTGCCGGAAGCAGATCCTGAATCTGGCGTCACGGAAGAGGTGTACGGGGCAGACGAAGTCCTGAATCCTGACGCGCTGCTGAAGGTTGCGCAGGCAGCAGGCCCTCAAGTGCTGGAGAGCAACCGCTGGGATGCATCGAACCGGCTGATCGGGAACACCAACGCGTACGGCGATATCACCACATACAAGTATGACGGTGACGGGAACCGGGTCTCCATGCGGACTACCATCGGTGACGGTGCAATTCAGGATGCCTATCTCTCTAGCAATCCTGCCGGGAACCGGGATGGCTGGGAGCCGCAATATAAGAAGCGGCAGATTGATATTTATTTTACCAATGACATCACCATGAGCATTCCACAGCCTCTTATGGCAACCGGAGCTGACGGCCAGAACTGGAAGCAGTCCTACGTCTACGGAGCCGGTGAAGAACGGATCAGCATGAGTTATCTGGTCAGCGAAGATGAGAGCAACGATTGGGAACCGGCTGGTGGAGCCAGTGGTGCAGGAGCGGCGGCTGTAGCGCCGAAGACACTCTATTATCTGAGTGATGCACAGGGAAGCGTGATCGGACTGGAAGGCCAGGACGGCAGCATCTCGGCACGCTACCGCTACGACGAATTCGGCGTAGCCGAAAACCCGGAGAAATTCGACCTGAACTGGTCCGGTCCAGACAACTTGTTCGGCTACACCAGCCTGGGCTATGATTACTACAGCGGCTACTCCCATGCGCAGGCGCGGGATTTTGACTCTAGTATTGGCCGGTTTATGAGTGAGGATACTTATGAAGGGGATATTAATGATCCACAGACGTTGAACTTATATACGTATGTGGAGAATAATCCGTTGAGGTATACAGATCCTAGCGGACATGAGGCACTACCAAAAACTGTAGATGAAGTAATTAGAGATTTTAAGGTTATAACAGGCGGGGCAGCTAAAGGGGCTAAGAAAGGTTCAAAAACAGGGCTGATTGGCTCAGTTGTTAGTGCTTTTATAAGCGCGCTTTTTGCTGCAACTCCAGTAGGTGAAGATCAAGAATATATAAATACAAAGGTTGCAGAAAGTTTAAATATCTCTATTCTAAGTTTAGAAGAAGCAGAGGATATAAAAAAAAATACATCAAAAAATATAGTGTATAGATCGCTTAGTTCCTATGATGTCGGTAACCTAGTAGCTGGGAGAGGTATTCTTTCCAAACACACCCCTCCCCATCGAGAATGGTCTTTACTTGAGCACATACTAGATGGAAATAAGAAAGAAGATGGAAAAGATATATCTATGGGTTCTGATCCTTGGATAGCTACAACTAGAGAGTTGAGAATAGCTAATGAGCGATATAGAGGCAAGCATGGAATTGTTGTGATTGACTTAAATAAAGTTAGTTCAATTAAAAAGTCCGCACAATATGAATTTATGGGACTGTATGAACCATTTGGTGTTGAATATGCAGCTGAAATGGCAGAGAATGATAGTGAAGTATCAGTTTATAAATACATTCCAATAAGTGCGATTGTGGGGTGGATTCCATGA